The following proteins are co-located in the Bordetella bronchialis genome:
- a CDS encoding zinc-dependent peptidase, with protein MLRWLLGRGAPAARVADVQARIEPALWEDVLRAYPFLAGLDAADTAELRARAAWLLASKTMNGARGLALTDFMCLSIAVQAALPILKLPTALYEGWDEIIVYPGGFAIPRRREDDIGVVHEYTEDAAGEAWDGGPVVLSWEDARLAEGAFNVVIHEFAHKLDLMGGEADGMPSLAGRPELSARLWRRVLDDSLDRFSAALEAVEAAIPPHIDPEGPDADPWYGQLPMDPYAATDEGEFFAVSSESFFVDPEPLAAALPEWYGLLRTYYRQDPLSRLG; from the coding sequence ATGCTGCGATGGCTGCTAGGACGCGGCGCGCCCGCCGCCCGCGTCGCCGATGTGCAGGCGCGCATCGAACCGGCGCTCTGGGAGGACGTGTTGCGCGCCTACCCCTTCCTTGCCGGCCTGGATGCCGCGGACACCGCCGAGCTGCGCGCCCGCGCCGCCTGGCTGCTGGCCAGCAAGACCATGAACGGCGCGCGCGGACTGGCGCTGACCGATTTCATGTGCCTATCCATCGCGGTGCAGGCCGCCTTGCCCATCCTGAAGCTGCCCACGGCGCTGTACGAGGGCTGGGACGAGATCATCGTCTATCCCGGCGGCTTCGCCATTCCGCGCCGGCGCGAGGACGACATCGGCGTGGTCCACGAATATACGGAAGACGCCGCCGGCGAAGCCTGGGACGGCGGGCCGGTGGTGCTGTCCTGGGAAGACGCGCGCCTGGCCGAAGGCGCCTTCAATGTGGTCATCCACGAATTCGCCCACAAGCTGGACCTGATGGGCGGCGAGGCCGACGGCATGCCCAGCCTGGCGGGCCGGCCGGAGCTCAGCGCGCGCCTGTGGCGGCGCGTCCTGGACGACAGCCTGGACCGGTTTTCCGCGGCGCTGGAAGCGGTGGAAGCGGCGATCCCGCCGCATATCGACCCGGAAGGACCAGACGCCGACCCCTGGTACGGGCAACTGCCCATGGATCCGTACGCGGCCACCGACGAAGGCGAATTCTTCGCCGTCAGTTCGGAATCTTTTTTCGTCGATCCGGAGCCGCTGGCCGCCGCGCTGCCGGAGTGGTATGGGCTGTTGCGCACCTACTACCGGCAGGATCCGCTGTCGCGGCTGGGATGA
- the rsxB gene encoding electron transport complex subunit RsxB, with amino-acid sequence MPSITLADRIDGLLPQTQCTKCGYDGCRPYARAIAAGEVDINRCPPGGEEGVRALAALLGRPAPALDLSRGQPGPLMVAVVDEAHCIGCTLCIDACPVDAIVGAAKRMHTVVDELCTGCDLCVAPCPVDCIAMAPAGRGWTAEDAVRARDRHERRARRLLEGAGPNADTGAGARRAGAPLAAIARQAPLPAADTPPAPVPSGARPDGPPSGIPDLAANPAADAEAQAAARRRAAIESALARARARRAT; translated from the coding sequence ATGCCCAGCATCACGCTCGCGGACCGTATCGACGGCCTGCTTCCCCAGACCCAATGCACCAAGTGCGGCTACGACGGCTGCCGCCCCTACGCGCGCGCCATCGCCGCCGGCGAGGTCGATATCAACCGCTGTCCGCCCGGCGGCGAAGAAGGGGTGCGGGCGCTCGCGGCCCTGCTGGGCCGTCCCGCGCCGGCGCTGGACCTGTCGCGGGGCCAGCCCGGCCCCTTGATGGTGGCGGTGGTCGACGAAGCCCATTGCATCGGCTGTACGCTGTGCATCGATGCCTGTCCGGTCGACGCCATCGTTGGCGCCGCCAAGCGCATGCACACGGTCGTGGATGAGCTGTGCACGGGCTGCGACCTTTGCGTCGCGCCCTGCCCCGTGGACTGCATCGCCATGGCGCCCGCGGGCCGCGGCTGGACGGCCGAGGACGCCGTCCGCGCGCGCGACCGCCACGAGCGCCGTGCCCGACGGCTGCTGGAAGGCGCCGGCCCCAATGCGGATACCGGCGCCGGCGCCCGCCGCGCGGGCGCCCCCCTGGCGGCCATCGCACGCCAGGCGCCGCTGCCGGCCGCCGATACGCCCCCGGCGCCGGTGCCATCGGGCGCGCGGCCGGACGGGCCGCCATCGGGCATCCCGGACCTGGCCGCGAACCCCGCGGCCGACGCCGAGGCCCAGGCCGCGGCACGCCGGCGGGCCGCGATCGAGAGCGCCCTGGCGCGCGCCCGGGCACGCCGCGCCACGTAA
- a CDS encoding ABC transporter substrate-binding protein yields MKLHTLTAALALAGLGLVAAPAAHAQGVSNDVIRIGFITDMSGVYSDIDGKAGVEAIRMAIEDAGGAINGKKIELLYADHQNKADVASSRAREWFDQQHLDVLVGGTNSATSLAMAAVAAEKKKPFIAIGAGASDLTNAQCTPYTVHYAYDTVALARGTGSAVVKDGGKSWFFLTADYAFGHALERDTANVVKAAGGEVKGQVRAPLGASDFSSFLLQAQASKAQILGLANAGGDTINSVKAANEFGITQSMKLAGLLVFINDIDSLGLQATQNMYLTDGWYWDQNDASRAWSKKFEAKIGRKPSMLQAGDYSSVSFYLNAVKATGTDDADTVMKWMKSNKINDMFAQGGYVREDGRMVHDMYLMQVKTPKESKGRWDYYKVVATLPGDQVYTKLSESTCKLVKK; encoded by the coding sequence ATGAAGCTGCATACCCTTACCGCCGCATTGGCGCTGGCCGGGCTGGGCCTGGTCGCGGCGCCCGCCGCTCACGCGCAAGGCGTCTCCAACGATGTCATCCGCATCGGCTTCATTACCGATATGTCGGGCGTGTATTCCGACATCGACGGCAAGGCCGGCGTGGAAGCCATCCGCATGGCGATCGAGGATGCCGGCGGCGCCATCAACGGCAAGAAAATCGAACTGCTGTACGCCGACCACCAGAACAAGGCCGACGTGGCGTCTTCGCGCGCGCGGGAATGGTTCGACCAGCAGCACCTGGACGTGCTGGTGGGCGGCACCAATTCCGCGACCAGCCTGGCCATGGCGGCCGTCGCGGCGGAAAAGAAGAAACCCTTCATCGCCATCGGCGCGGGCGCCTCGGACCTGACCAATGCGCAATGCACGCCCTACACCGTGCACTACGCCTATGACACCGTGGCCCTGGCGCGCGGCACCGGCTCCGCCGTGGTGAAGGACGGCGGCAAGAGTTGGTTCTTCCTGACCGCCGACTACGCCTTCGGCCACGCACTGGAACGCGACACCGCCAATGTTGTGAAGGCGGCCGGCGGCGAAGTCAAGGGCCAGGTGCGCGCACCGCTGGGCGCCTCGGACTTCTCCTCGTTCCTGCTGCAGGCGCAGGCATCCAAGGCGCAGATCCTGGGCCTGGCCAACGCGGGCGGCGACACGATCAATTCCGTCAAGGCCGCCAACGAGTTCGGCATCACCCAGTCCATGAAGCTGGCGGGCCTGCTGGTGTTCATCAACGACATCGACTCGCTGGGCCTGCAGGCCACGCAGAACATGTACCTGACCGATGGCTGGTACTGGGACCAGAACGACGCCTCGCGCGCCTGGAGCAAGAAGTTCGAGGCCAAGATCGGCCGCAAGCCCTCCATGCTGCAGGCGGGCGACTACTCGTCGGTGTCCTTCTACCTGAACGCCGTCAAGGCCACCGGTACCGACGACGCCGACACCGTCATGAAGTGGATGAAGTCGAACAAGATCAACGATATGTTCGCCCAGGGCGGCTATGTGCGCGAAGACGGCCGCATGGTCCACGACATGTACCTGATGCAGGTGAAGACGCCCAAGGAGTCCAAGGGGCGTTGGGACTACTACAAGGTGGTGGCCACCCTGCCCGGGGACCAGGTCTACACCAAGCTGTCGGAATCGACCTGCAAGCTGGTCAAGAAATAA
- the pncB gene encoding nicotinate phosphoribosyltransferase produces the protein MIITSLLDTDLYKFSMMQVVLHHFPAAQVEYRYKCRTPGVNLRPYMDEIRAEIHHLCQLRFSEDELDYLRGLRFIKSDFVDFLGLFHLPERCISVGEGEHPGEISIEVKGPWLHTILFEIPVLAIVNEVYFRNTRAHPDLEEGRSRLRSKMGLVVDAPDLADFRVAEYGTRRRFSKTWHDEVVATMKATMGKMFAGTSNVALARKYDVLPLGTMGHEYLQACQALGPRLRDSQVFALEVWAKEYRGDLGIALSDVYGTDAFLRDFDMYFCKLFDGARHDSGDPFLWGERMIEHYKANRVDPRAKTLVFSDALTFPRAIELARRFAGRCRVSFGIGTNLTNDLGHQPLQIVMKMVRCNGQPVAKVSDSPEKTMCDDPAYLAYLRQVFQLPPIPEESGAK, from the coding sequence ATGATAATCACCTCGCTGCTAGATACCGACCTGTACAAGTTCAGCATGATGCAGGTCGTCCTGCATCATTTTCCTGCCGCACAGGTGGAATACCGCTACAAGTGCCGCACGCCGGGCGTGAACCTGCGCCCCTATATGGACGAGATCCGCGCCGAGATCCATCACCTGTGCCAGTTGCGGTTCAGCGAGGACGAGCTGGACTATCTGCGCGGCCTGCGTTTCATAAAAAGCGATTTCGTCGATTTCCTGGGGCTGTTCCACTTGCCCGAACGCTGCATCTCCGTGGGCGAGGGCGAGCATCCCGGCGAAATCTCCATCGAGGTCAAGGGGCCGTGGCTGCACACGATCCTGTTCGAAATCCCCGTCCTGGCCATCGTCAACGAAGTCTATTTCCGCAATACGCGCGCGCATCCCGATCTGGAAGAGGGCCGCTCGCGCCTGCGGTCGAAGATGGGCCTGGTGGTGGATGCGCCCGACCTGGCGGATTTCCGCGTGGCCGAATACGGTACGCGGCGCCGTTTTTCCAAGACCTGGCATGACGAGGTCGTGGCCACCATGAAGGCCACCATGGGCAAGATGTTCGCCGGCACGAGCAATGTGGCCCTGGCGCGCAAATACGATGTCCTGCCGCTGGGCACCATGGGACACGAATACCTGCAGGCCTGCCAGGCGCTGGGCCCGCGCCTGCGCGACTCGCAGGTCTTCGCGCTGGAGGTCTGGGCCAAGGAATACCGTGGCGACCTGGGCATCGCGCTGTCCGATGTCTACGGCACCGATGCCTTCCTGCGCGACTTCGATATGTATTTCTGCAAGCTGTTCGACGGTGCGCGCCACGATTCCGGCGATCCCTTCCTGTGGGGCGAACGCATGATCGAGCACTACAAGGCCAACCGCGTCGACCCGCGCGCCAAGACCCTGGTGTTCTCCGATGCGCTGACCTTCCCGCGCGCGATCGAGCTGGCGCGCCGCTTTGCCGGGCGCTGCCGCGTATCGTTCGGCATCGGCACCAATCTCACGAATGACCTGGGCCACCAGCCGCTGCAGATCGTCATGAAAATGGTCCGCTGCAACGGGCAGCCCGTGGCGAAGGTATCGGACTCGCCAGAAAAGACCATGTGCGACGATCCCGCCTATCTGGCCTACCTGCGGCAGGTGTTCCAGTTGCCGCCCATCCCGGAGGAAAGTGGGGCCAAGTAG
- the fdxA gene encoding ferredoxin FdxA, with protein sequence MTHVVTENCIKCKYTDCVDVCPVDCFREGPNFLVIDPDECIDCAVCIPECPANAIYAEEDVPQDQMKFIKINAELSQEFESISRSKTPPADADDWNGKPDKLQYLEK encoded by the coding sequence ATGACTCACGTCGTCACCGAAAACTGTATCAAATGCAAGTACACCGATTGCGTCGACGTCTGCCCCGTTGATTGCTTCCGCGAAGGGCCCAATTTCCTTGTCATCGATCCGGATGAATGCATCGACTGCGCGGTCTGTATTCCCGAGTGCCCGGCCAATGCCATTTATGCCGAGGAAGACGTCCCGCAGGATCAGATGAAGTTCATCAAGATCAATGCTGAACTGTCCCAGGAGTTCGAGAGCATCAGCCGCTCCAAAACCCCGCCGGCGGATGCGGACGACTGGAACGGCAAGCCGGACAAGCTGCAGTACCTGGAAAAATAA
- a CDS encoding RidA family protein, with product MSSIKRVNVEKRLSDMAIYNGVAYLAGQVPDDASLDITGQTQQVLATIDRLLAEAGTDKSKILMAQIFVANMKEFDGMNKAWDAWVAPGNAPPRATVEARLANPDYKVEIVVTAAIG from the coding sequence ATGAGTTCGATCAAGCGCGTCAATGTTGAAAAGCGCCTGTCCGACATGGCCATCTACAACGGTGTGGCCTACCTGGCCGGCCAGGTGCCGGACGATGCCTCCCTGGACATCACCGGACAGACCCAGCAGGTGCTGGCCACCATCGACCGCCTGCTGGCGGAAGCGGGCACCGACAAGAGCAAGATCCTGATGGCGCAGATCTTCGTCGCCAACATGAAGGAGTTCGACGGCATGAACAAGGCCTGGGACGCATGGGTCGCCCCGGGCAACGCGCCGCCGCGCGCCACGGTGGAAGCCCGGCTGGCCAATCCCGACTACAAGGTCGAGATCGTCGTCACCGCCGCCATCGGCTGA
- a CDS encoding ABC transporter ATP-binding protein: MTAPALEISDLHAWYGESHILHGVNMQVAQGEVVTLLGRNGAGRTTTLRAILGLTGTRRGSVRINGTESIGMPTFRIAHLGVGYCPEERGIFASLSCEENLLLPPVIGGALGGGMSLAEIYDMFPNLHERRHSPGTRLSGGEQQMLAVARILRTGASLLLLDEISEGLAPVIVQALGRMITALKQRGYTIVMVEQNFHFAAPLADRFYVMEHGQIVEHFDAAQLAEKQETLNDLLGV; this comes from the coding sequence ATGACAGCGCCGGCACTGGAAATCTCCGATCTGCACGCCTGGTATGGCGAATCGCACATCCTGCATGGCGTGAACATGCAAGTGGCCCAGGGCGAAGTCGTGACGCTGCTGGGCCGCAACGGCGCCGGCCGCACCACCACGCTGCGCGCCATCCTGGGACTGACCGGCACGCGCCGGGGGTCGGTGCGCATCAATGGCACCGAATCCATCGGCATGCCCACTTTTCGCATCGCGCACCTGGGCGTGGGCTACTGCCCCGAGGAACGCGGCATCTTCGCCAGCCTGTCCTGCGAAGAGAACCTGCTGCTGCCGCCGGTCATCGGCGGCGCGCTGGGCGGGGGCATGTCGCTGGCCGAGATCTACGACATGTTCCCCAACCTGCACGAACGGCGGCACTCGCCCGGCACCCGCCTGTCGGGGGGCGAGCAGCAGATGCTGGCCGTCGCGCGCATCCTGCGCACGGGCGCCAGCCTGCTGCTTCTGGACGAGATCTCCGAAGGCCTGGCTCCGGTTATCGTGCAGGCGCTGGGACGCATGATCACCGCCCTGAAGCAACGGGGCTACACCATCGTCATGGTGGAACAGAATTTCCATTTCGCCGCGCCGCTGGCCGATCGCTTCTACGTCATGGAACACGGCCAGATCGTGGAGCATTTCGACGCAGCACAACTTGCTGAAAAACAGGAAACGCTCAACGACCTGTTGGGCGTTTGA
- a CDS encoding ABC transporter ATP-binding protein, with product MEDTILETQGLTKEFRGFVAVKGVDLRVRRGHIHALIGPNGAGKTTCFNLLTKFLAPSAGRIVFNGIDITGERPAQIARRGIIRSFQISAVFPHLTVLENVRIGLQRKTGLSYHFWRSEKPLDRLNETARALLDEVDLGGFADEMTVNLPYGRKRALEIATTLAMEPELMLLDEPTQGMGHEDVDRVTRLIKRVSAGRTVLMVEHNMKVVSSIADRITVLARGAILAEGDYAEVSANPDVMQAYMGTTAGELQGAHG from the coding sequence ATGGAAGACACCATTCTGGAGACCCAGGGACTGACCAAGGAATTTCGCGGCTTCGTCGCCGTGAAAGGCGTCGACCTGCGCGTGCGTCGCGGACACATCCACGCGCTCATCGGACCCAACGGGGCCGGCAAGACTACCTGCTTCAACCTGCTGACGAAATTCCTGGCGCCCAGCGCCGGCCGCATCGTTTTCAACGGCATCGACATCACCGGCGAACGGCCCGCGCAGATCGCCCGCCGCGGCATCATCCGCTCCTTCCAGATTTCGGCCGTATTCCCGCACCTGACGGTACTGGAAAACGTGCGCATCGGACTGCAGCGCAAGACGGGACTTTCCTATCATTTCTGGCGCAGCGAAAAGCCGCTGGACCGGCTCAACGAGACGGCGCGCGCGCTGCTCGATGAAGTGGACCTTGGCGGCTTCGCCGACGAAATGACGGTCAACCTGCCCTACGGACGCAAGCGGGCGCTGGAAATCGCCACCACGCTGGCCATGGAGCCGGAATTGATGCTGCTGGACGAACCCACGCAGGGCATGGGCCACGAGGATGTCGATCGCGTCACCCGGCTGATCAAGCGGGTCAGCGCCGGGCGCACCGTCCTGATGGTCGAACACAATATGAAAGTGGTGTCGTCCATCGCCGACCGCATTACCGTGCTGGCGCGTGGCGCCATCCTGGCCGAAGGCGACTACGCCGAGGTCTCGGCCAATCCGGACGTGATGCAGGCATATATGGGGACCACCGCGGGTGAATTGCAAGGAGCGCACGGATGA
- a CDS encoding ferredoxin--NADP reductase — MPESKYTRQTVTEVRTWVPGKLFSLRVTRDPGFVYKAGQFARVGLPESDAPDAVPTLWRAYSMVSGPLDHELEFYSIVVPDGPFSPRLAALKPGDALYIEKNPYGFLTIDRFLAPGSAGPSAADSDLWLLATGTGLSAYLSILRDPATWTAFRRIILIHGVRTAQELAYRQEIEGWSTLPEFADIYRADPRKLIYLPIATQEALPGMPQARLTTLIQDGRLETLVGERLDPAHSKVMLCGNPAMLADARKLLGEKGFAPGRRGVPGNLAVENYW; from the coding sequence ATGCCCGAAAGCAAGTACACGCGCCAGACCGTTACCGAGGTTCGCACCTGGGTGCCGGGCAAATTGTTTTCCCTGCGCGTCACCCGCGATCCCGGCTTCGTCTACAAGGCGGGGCAATTCGCCCGGGTCGGCTTGCCGGAAAGCGACGCACCCGATGCGGTACCCACGCTGTGGCGCGCGTACTCCATGGTATCCGGCCCGCTGGACCATGAACTGGAGTTCTATTCCATCGTCGTTCCCGACGGCCCCTTCAGTCCCCGGCTGGCCGCGCTGAAACCGGGCGATGCGCTGTACATCGAAAAGAACCCATACGGTTTCCTTACCATAGACCGCTTCCTGGCCCCGGGATCGGCGGGGCCATCCGCCGCAGACAGCGACCTATGGCTCCTGGCCACGGGTACCGGCCTGTCGGCCTATCTATCCATCCTGCGGGATCCCGCCACCTGGACCGCCTTTCGCCGCATCATCCTGATCCATGGCGTGCGCACCGCCCAGGAACTGGCCTATCGCCAGGAGATCGAAGGCTGGTCCACCCTGCCGGAATTCGCCGACATCTATCGCGCCGATCCGCGCAAGCTGATCTATTTGCCCATCGCCACCCAGGAAGCGCTGCCCGGCATGCCGCAGGCGCGCCTCACCACCCTGATCCAGGACGGCCGGCTCGAAACGCTCGTGGGCGAAAGGCTGGACCCGGCTCATTCCAAGGTCATGCTTTGCGGCAATCCCGCAATGCTGGCCGACGCCCGTAAGCTCCTGGGAGAGAAAGGCTTCGCCCCGGGCCGCCGGGGCGTGCCGGGCAATCTGGCGGTCGAAAACTACTGGTAG
- the nth gene encoding endonuclease III, giving the protein MNAAKRREIFSRLQAANPTPTTELEYATPFQLLIAVLLSAQATDKSVNIATRKFFPHYGTPQGLVELGEAGLADYIKTIGLYRTKAKNAVATARLILEQHGGEVPRTREALEALPGVGRKTANVVLNTAFGQATMAVDTHIFRVANRTGLAPGKNVLEVELKLTRLVPKDYLQDAHHWLILHGRYVCVARTPKCPQCGIADLCEYRHKTPPKAA; this is encoded by the coding sequence ATGAATGCAGCCAAACGCCGCGAGATCTTCTCCCGCCTGCAAGCCGCCAATCCGACACCGACGACCGAACTGGAATACGCTACGCCCTTCCAGCTGCTGATCGCGGTGCTGCTGTCGGCGCAGGCCACGGACAAATCGGTCAACATCGCCACGCGCAAGTTCTTTCCCCATTACGGCACGCCGCAGGGCCTGGTGGAGCTGGGCGAAGCCGGCCTGGCCGACTACATCAAGACCATAGGCCTGTACCGCACCAAGGCGAAAAACGCCGTCGCCACCGCGCGCCTGATCCTGGAGCAGCACGGCGGCGAAGTGCCGCGCACCCGCGAAGCCCTGGAAGCCCTGCCGGGCGTCGGCCGCAAGACCGCCAACGTAGTGTTGAACACCGCCTTCGGACAAGCCACGATGGCGGTCGATACCCATATCTTCCGCGTCGCCAACCGCACCGGACTGGCGCCGGGCAAGAACGTGCTGGAAGTCGAGCTCAAGCTGACGCGGCTGGTGCCCAAGGACTACCTGCAGGACGCCCATCACTGGCTGATCCTGCACGGCCGCTACGTCTGCGTCGCGCGCACGCCCAAATGCCCGCAATGCGGGATCGCCGACTTGTGCGAATACCGGCACAAAACCCCGCCGAAGGCCGCATGA
- a CDS encoding polyhydroxyalkanoate depolymerase — MLYQLHELQRAFLTPFAAFTDVGSQLFSNPYSPWAYTPVSRQLAAGYELMHRIGKEYEKPAWGLPTTDIDGKRVKVVEKVAVDKPFCRLIHFERQGLSKRKDPQVLLVAPLSGHHATLLRDTVRALLPRHDVYVTDWVDARMVPLSEGPFHLNDYVRYVQDFLRFLGADTHVISVCQPTVPVLAAISLMASDNDPCQPKTMIMMGGPIDPRQSPTQVNNLATTKPYSWFENQLIHRVPGRYPGAGRPVYPGFLQHAGFVAMNPDRHLKSHYDFYQDLVRGDDNDAEAHRRFYDEYNAVLDMAAEFYLDTIKMVFQEYQLPTGKWKVDGKLVKPADIKKVALLTIEGELDDISGLGQTRAALDLCSGIPADRKMHYTAENCGHYGIFSGRRWRELVCPKIADFIRQYD; from the coding sequence ATGCTGTATCAATTGCACGAACTGCAGCGCGCCTTCTTGACGCCTTTTGCCGCCTTCACGGACGTCGGCTCGCAGTTGTTCTCCAACCCCTATAGCCCCTGGGCGTATACGCCCGTTTCCCGCCAGCTGGCTGCCGGCTACGAGCTGATGCACCGCATCGGCAAGGAATATGAAAAGCCCGCGTGGGGCCTGCCCACCACCGACATCGATGGCAAGCGCGTGAAGGTGGTCGAGAAGGTCGCCGTCGACAAACCGTTCTGCCGCCTCATCCATTTCGAACGGCAAGGGCTGAGCAAGCGCAAGGATCCCCAGGTACTGCTGGTGGCGCCGCTGTCGGGCCACCATGCGACCCTGCTGCGCGATACCGTGCGCGCCCTGTTGCCCCGGCACGATGTCTACGTCACGGACTGGGTCGATGCCCGGATGGTGCCCCTGTCGGAAGGCCCCTTCCACCTGAACGATTACGTGCGCTATGTGCAGGACTTCCTGCGCTTCCTGGGCGCCGATACGCATGTCATTTCCGTTTGCCAGCCTACCGTCCCGGTACTGGCGGCGATTTCGCTGATGGCATCGGACAACGACCCCTGCCAGCCCAAGACGATGATCATGATGGGCGGACCCATCGATCCGCGCCAAAGCCCCACGCAGGTGAATAACCTGGCGACCACCAAGCCCTATTCGTGGTTCGAGAACCAGCTCATCCACCGCGTCCCCGGCCGCTATCCCGGCGCCGGCCGCCCCGTCTACCCCGGATTCCTGCAACACGCCGGCTTCGTCGCCATGAATCCCGACCGCCACCTGAAATCGCACTACGATTTCTACCAGGACCTGGTGCGCGGCGACGACAACGACGCCGAAGCCCACCGCCGTTTCTACGACGAATACAACGCGGTGCTGGACATGGCCGCCGAGTTCTACCTGGATACCATCAAGATGGTGTTCCAGGAATACCAGCTTCCCACCGGTAAATGGAAAGTGGACGGCAAGCTGGTGAAGCCGGCCGACATCAAGAAGGTCGCCCTGCTGACGATCGAAGGCGAGCTGGACGATATTTCCGGCCTGGGACAGACGCGCGCCGCGCTGGACCTGTGCAGCGGGATCCCGGCCGACCGCAAGATGCATTACACCGCGGAGAACTGCGGCCACTACGGGATTTTCTCGGGTCGCCGCTGGCGCGAGCTGGTCTGTCCTAAAATCGCCGACTTCATCCGCCAATACGACTGA